Proteins encoded within one genomic window of Psilocybe cubensis strain MGC-MH-2018 chromosome 2, whole genome shotgun sequence:
- a CDS encoding Importin-5: MYRCERWIRGWPSTASSSAETDAPPALYEQSLDRLACAMGGRAILPPAFQYIPSMMASYDWRVRHAGLMVIAAIGEGTGKVMQKELEKIVDLVTPMFNDSHPRVRYAACQCIGQLCTDLEEILISPHIQEIIQHRFHRQLFAVLIPALEDPEPRVHAHAASALINFCEGVERDTLLPYLDPIVERLLKLLNPGGDQTQVRRYVQEQAITTLAMVADASEVTFGKHYPTIMPLLLNVLRNAEGPDYRKLRVKAMECAGLIAIAVGPDVFRPDSKTLVELLMHIQQGPHDPNDNQVGHYLIATWAKVCQALGPEFEPYLPLVMPSLLATAGAKADLSLYNDEDEYSDERDGWETIVMDGQTYGVRTSAMDEKCQAFETLVIYCSTLGPRFAPFLGPTLEVTLPCLRFYFHEGVREACVMLVPMLLACGKQSGTLTNQMVATVFHQLITCINTEHDATFLASLYKYFSESLRVIGGPEALSQQFHEAVMEATKRQLHSMADRRKARAARVNGTGGPMSMSMGMGDYDRDEMALVEEIEDFALEDMGKMLMCFDPNHPLLVAVAGVRDLGFNTYDSDEDGEEE; this comes from the exons ATGTATAGATGTGAAAGATGGATTAGGGGTTGG CCCTCGACTGCTTCGAGTTCAGCAGAAACAGATGCGCCGCCTGCGTTGTATGAGCAGAGTTTGGATCGGCTCGCGTGTGCGATGGGTGGACGCGCGATTTTGCCACCTGCGTTCCAG TACATTCCATCGATGATGGCGAGCTATGATTGGCGTGTGAGGCATGCTGGGTTGATGGTGATCGCTGCTATTGGAGAAGGGACAGGCAAG GTTATGCAAAAGGAACTGGAGAAGATCGTCGA CCTTGTGACGCCCATGTTTAACGATTCACATCCTCGCGTCCGGTATGCGGCGTGTCAGTGTAT AGGGCAGCTGTGTACAGATCTCGAG GAGATTCTGATATCGCCACACATCCAGGAAATCATCCAACACCGCTTCCACCGCCAACTCTTCGCTGTCCTCATCCCCGCCCTCGAAGACCCTGAACCACGAGTTCATGCGCACGCCGCCTCGGCGCTTATCAACTTCTGCGAGGGCGTCGAGCGTGATACCCTCCTTCCCTATCTCGACCCGATTGTCGAGCGGCTGCTGAAGTTGTTGAATCCGGGCGGTGACCAGACGCAGGTGAGGCGGTATGTACAGGAGCAGGCGATCACGACGCTTGCGATGGTTGCGGATGCGAGTGAGGTTACGTTTGGAAAG CATTATCCGACGATTATGCCGCTTTTGTTGAATGTGCTTCGGAATGCGGAGGGCCCGGATTATAGAAAGTTGCGTGTGAAGGCTATGGAGTGTGCTGGCTTAATCG CCATCGCTGTTGGCCCTGATGTCTTTAGGCCCGACTCGAAGACGCTCGTTGAGTTGTTGATGCATATTCAAC AGGGACCCCACGACCCCAATGATAACCAAGTAGGACATTATCTGATCGCGACGTGGGCCAAGGTGTGCCAGGCCCTAGGTCCAGAGTTCGAGCCGTACCTACCTCTCGTGATGCCCTCCCTGCTTGCAACAGCTGGTGCAAAAGCAGATTTATCTCTATACA acgacgaagatgaataCAGTGACGAACGTGACGGGTGGGAGACCATCGTGATGGACGGGCAGACGTACGGCGTCCGCACGTCCGCGATGGACGAAAAGTGTCAAGCATTCGAGACGCTTGTGATATATTGCTCGACACTGGGTCCACGTTTCGCCCCGTTTTTGGGCCCCACCCTTGAGGTGACGCTTCCGTGTTTGAGGTTTTACTTCCATGAAGGGGTTCGTGAGGCGTGTGTGAT GCTGGTCCCAATGCTTCTTGCGTGTGGCAAGCAGAGCGGGACCCTCACAAATCAGATGGTAGCCACTGTCTTCCATCAGCTCATCACCTGCATCAACACCGAACACGATGCGACCTTCCTCGCATCGCTCTACAAATACTTTTCCGAATCCCTACGGGTGATCGGAGGACCCGAGGCGCTCTCGCAGCAGTTCCACGAAGCGGTGATGGAGGCGACGAAACGACAACTACACTCGATGGCCGACAGACGCAAAGCGCGCGCCGCACGCGTCAATGGCACTGGCGGACCCATGAGTATGAGCATGGGCATGGGAGACTACGACCGCGATGAGATGGCGCTCGTGGAGGAGATTGAAGATTTCGCGCTGGAGGATATGGGCAAGATGTTGATGTGCTTTGACCCGAACCATCCGCTGCTTGTGGCTGTTGCGGGTGTGAGGGACTTAGGGTTCAATACATATGATAGTGATGAGGATGGTGAGGAGGAGTGA
- a CDS encoding Importin subunit beta-3, protein MESVVPPQITAELTQILSNLVLGDNDIRASAEKAVNERLTHTPELYLLALAQFAITADTEVMRSFSLVLLRRLLFRPAPQHIPSHATHANRSSLYDHLSHQTLNTLERLLLFSLAHERAASVRRKTVDTVCDVANQGMARGRPWHALQAQAFSMTHAQGLGGEEGSGGVGGGAVPGWMLRESAYRVFAGCPNLVMDLQIDAVLGVFQRGLQDPEDIEVRHAALLASVAFLSSADATQLAQSISLLSPMLDTLPALSNALSHPPLHAPLPPPSTSSSTYTYAPSRPKTSNYHYLSTFLSTLTPLASTHPILFAPHLQTLLTFLPSLILPPVDCGPTPTVGRPFPVGGGGKINGNGNGNGRQGAFVFPPVPGGGGMHLDDDDGDGGGGSHGSTQNGHLSSSSSSLSNSSSSPSYNHSDENDHDHDHDGEDDDDASHDERSTLRLSALEFMISLSEARPNMVRKVVGWTEVIVRACLEGMGELEEDGDVGEWLREDRTGG, encoded by the exons ATGGAATCTGTCGTCCCGCCTCAGATAACCGCCGAGCTGACGCAGATCCTGTCCAATCTCGTCCTGGGTGATAATGACATCCGTGCCAG CGCAGAGAAAGCCGTCAACGAGCGCCTGACGCATACACCCGAGCTGTACCTGCTCGCCCTCGCCCAGTTCGCGATCACGGCGGACACAGAGGTG ATGCGCTCGTTTTCGCTTGTTCTCCTccgccgcctcctcttccgccCGGCCCCC cagcacatACCTTCGCATGCCACACACGCGAACCGTTCCTCGCTGTACGACCACCTCTCGCACCAGACCCTCAACACCCTCGAACGGCTGCTTTTATTCTCATTGGCGCACGAGCGCGCGGCGAGTGTGAGGCGGAAGACGGTGGATACGGTGTGTGATGTTGCGAATCAGGGGATGGCGAGGGGTAGACCGTGGCATGCGTTGCAGGCACAGGCGTTTAGTATGACGCATGCGCAGGGGCTTGGAGGTGAAGAGGGTTCTGGcggtgtgggtggtggtgcggtGCCCGGGTGGATGTTGAGGGAGAGCGCGTACAGAGTTTTTGCGGGGTGTCCGAACCTTGTGATGGATCTCCAGATCGATGCCGTGCTTGGTGTGTTCCAGCGCGGGTTACAGGATCCTGAGGATATCGAG GTCCGCCATGCAGCGCTCCTGGCGTCCGTCGCGTTCCTCTCCTCAGCAGACGCCACACAACTCGCCCAGTCCATTTCCCTGCTCTCACCAATGCTCGACACTCTCCCAGCCCTCTCCAACGCGCTCTCCCATCCACCATTACAcgctcccctccctcccccatCCACATCTTCCTCTACATACACATACGCACCCTCACGACCGAAAACGTCCAACTACCATTACCTATCCACCTTCCTCTCGACGCTCACCCCGCTCGCGAGCACACATCCTATACTCTTCGCACCGCATTTGCAGACGCTTCTGACGTTCCTGCCAAGTTTGATTTTGCCCCCGGTGGATTGTGGGCCGACGCCGACTGTTGGGAGGCCGTTTCCcgttggtggtggagggaAGATAAacgggaatgggaatgggaatgggagaCAGGGTGCGTTTGTGTTTCCGCCTGTGCCgggaggaggggggatgcatttggacgatgatgatggtgatggtggagGTGGGTCGCATGGTTCTACACAAAACGGAcatctttcctcctcctcgtcttcattatccaattcttcctcttccccctCCTACAACCACTCCGACGaaaatgatcatgatcacgACCATGACggagaagacgacgacgacgcgtcGCATGACGAGCGGTCTACTCTCAGGCTTTCAGCTTTGGAATTCATGATTTCGTTATCGGAGGCGAGACCGAATATGGTGAGGAAGGTGGTTGGATGGACAGAGGTGATTGTGCGTGCGTGTTTGGAGGGCATGGGCGAGCTTGAAGAGGATGGGGATGTGGGGGAGTGGTTAAGGGAGGAT AGGACGGGTGGGTAG